A section of the Diabrotica virgifera virgifera chromosome 8, PGI_DIABVI_V3a genome encodes:
- the LOC126889847 gene encoding solute carrier family 25 member 16-like yields MMELERQNKFEIICKNLLCGGVAGMLSKTTVAPLDRVKILLQAHNRHHESHGVVGGLRHVINKEGPLALYKGNGAQMVRIFPYAAIQFTSFEVYKKYLDGVFGETSHIDKFLAGAAAGLTSVFCTYPLDTIRARLAFQVSGEHIYTGIAHAASTIFKEEGGARALYRGFTPTLMGMVPYAGLSFYIFEYIKYGFMKYLPHLACNPCEKNTGGLVLTVPAKLLSGGLAGAVAQSVSYPLDVTRRRMQLAMMNPETHHYGHSMFTTLYKIYTEHGVIKGLYRGMSINYMRAIPMVAVSFSTYELCKQLLNLDTGLKVSVG; encoded by the exons GTGTAGCTGGAATGCTTTCAAAGACTACAGTAGCTCCTTTGGATAGAGTTAAAATTCTTTTACAAGCACACAATAGGCATCACGAAAGTCACGGGGTGGTTGGAGGTTTAAGACACGTCATCAATAAAGAGGGACCATTAGCTCTTTACAAAG gAAATGGAGCCCAAATGGTACGGATTTTTCCATATGCAGCTATTCAGTTTACTTCGTTTGAGGTATACAAAAAATACCTAGATGGAGTGTTTGGAGAAACGTCACATATAGATAAATTCTTAGCCGGCGCAGCAGCCGGATTAACTTCTGTTTTTTGTACTTATCCCTTAGATACTATTAGGGCTCGATTAGCATTTCag gTCAGTGGTGAGCACATCTATACCGGGATAGCTCACGCGGCTTCTACCATCTTTAAAGAAGAAGGTGGCGCCAGAGCTCTCTACCGGGGATTCACACCGACTCTTATGGGCATGGTGCCTTACGCCGGTCTCTCCTTTTATATCTTCGAGTACATCAAGTATGGATTTATGAAATATTTACCACACTTGGCGTGTAATCCCTGCGAGAAGAATACCGGAGGATTAGTCCTGACAGTACCTGCCAAACTTTTATCCGGAGGCTTAGCAGGAGCGGTTGCGCAAAGTGTTAGCTATCCCTTAGATGTAACAAGAAG ACGTATGCAGCTAGCCATGATGAACCCTGAAACACATCATTACGGCCACAGTATGTTTACTACCCTCTACAAAATTTACACGGAACACGGAGTGATTAAAGGACTCTACAGGGGAATGTCAATCAATTATATGAGAGCAATACCGATGGTTGCAGTTTCTTTCTCCACTTACGAACTATGCAAACAATTACTTAATCTAGATACAGGTTTAAAAGTCAGTGTAGGATAA